Proteins co-encoded in one Rattus rattus isolate New Zealand chromosome 5, Rrattus_CSIRO_v1, whole genome shotgun sequence genomic window:
- the LOC116901826 gene encoding cytosolic phospholipase A2 beta isoform X2, which produces MAEAALDAVRRALQEFPAAARDLNVPRVVPYLDEPPSPLCFYRDWVCPNRPCIIRNALQHWPALQKWSFSYLRATVGSTEVSVAVTPDGYADAVRGDRFVMPAERRLPISHVLDVLEGQAQHPGVLYVQKQCSNLPTELPQLLSDIESHVPWASESLGKMPDAVNFWLGDAAAVTSLHKDHYENLYCVVSGEKHFLLHPPSDRPFIPYNLYTPATYQLTEEGTFMVVDEEAMEKAKMPETCMLTVRVLQASGLPSKDLVTSSDCYVTLNLPTASSGTLQTRTVKNSRNPVWNQNFRFRIHRQLKNVMELKVFDQDLMTKDDPVLSVLFDVGTLQVGTQRQSFSLSAQEDGRLEVEFRLQTLTDCEEQLISNGILVAQELSCLHVELKRTGDPKRSERKVQLVVAAACEGPQEAPVGTGSFRFHYPACWEQELSVHLQDDPHEQLKVPLRTLPSSQLVRLVFPTSQEPLMRLELKKEDGPKELAVRLGCGPCSEEQAFLSKRKQVVAAALKKALQLDQDLQEDEIPVIAVMATGGGIRAMTSLYGQLAGLKELGLLDCISYITGASGSTWALANLYEDPEWSQKDLAGPTEMLKTQVTKSKLGALAPSQLWRYRQELAERARLGYPTCFTNLWALINEALLHDKPHEHKLSDQREALSRGQNPLPIYCALNSKEKGLSTFEFGEWCEFSPYEVGFPKYGAFIPSELFGSEFFMGRLVKQLPESRICFLEGIWSNLFAASLQDSFYWSSEPSQFWDRWAQDQANLDKEQVSHLKIAEPPTAAGKIAELFTDLLTKRPLAQATHNFMRGLHFHKDYFHHPHFSTWKASKLDKFPNQLTPAEPHLCLLDVGYFINTSCPPLLQPTRDVDLILSLDYNLSGAFQQLQLVSRFCQEQGIPFPSISPSPEEQQQPQECHMFCDPAQPEAPAVLHFPLVNDSFRDHSAPGVPRTSEEKTAGEVNLSSSNSPYDYTKVTYSQEDVDKLLRLTHYNICNNQDRLREAMHQAVQRRRNRRQFRRE; this is translated from the exons AGCCACCGTGGGCTCCACGGAGGTGAGTGTGGCTGTGACTCCAGATGGTTATGCGGATGCCGTGCGAGGGGACCGCTTTGTGATGCCCGCTGAACGCCGCCTGCCCATAAGCCATGTGTTAGATGTGTTGGAGGGCCAGGCCCAGCACCCCGGAGTCCTCTATGTACAGAAACAGTGTTCCAACCTGCCCACTGAGCTGCCCCAGCTTCTGTCTGACATTGAGTCCCATGTGCCCTGGGCCTCTGAGTCACTGG GAAAGATGCCTGATGCCGTGAACTTCTGGCTGGGTGACGCGGCTGCAGTGACATCCT TGCACAAGGACCACTATGAGAATCTGTACTGTGTAGTCTCTGGCGAGAAACACTTCTTGCTGCATCCACCCAGTGACCGGCCCTTCATCCCGTACA ATCTCTACACACCAGCAACCTACCAGCTGACCGAAGAGGGCACTTTTATGGTGGTGGAcgaggaagccatggagaag gcaaagatgCCAGAGACTTGCATGCTCACTGTCCGCGTCCTCCAGGCTAGTGGCCTGCCTTCCAAGGACCTAG TGACATCCTCTGACTGCTATGTGACTCTGAACCTGCCCACGGCCTCCAGCGGCACGCTCCAGACACGCACAGTCAAGAACAGCAGAAACCCAGTCTGGAATCAGAACTTCCGCTTCCGGATCCATAGGCAGCTCAAG AATGTTATGGAACTGAAAGTCTTTGACCAGGACCTGATGACCAAAGATGACCCAGTGTTGTCAGTGCTGTTTGACGTGGGGACTCTGCAAGTTGGGACTCAGCGCCAGAGCTTCTCATTGAGCGCTCAG GAGGATGGGCGCTTGGAAGTTGAGTTTCGGCTACAGACTCT GACAGACTGTGAGGAACAGCTTATCAGCAATGGTATCCTGGTG GCCCAGGAGCTCTCCTGCTTGCATGTTGAACTGAAGAGGACAGGAGACCCAAAGA GGTCAGAGCGCAAAGTTCAACTTGTGGTTGCTGCGGCCTGCGAGGGTCCACAGGAAGCCCCTGTGGGCACCGGGTCTTTCCGCTTCCATTATCCGGCCTGCTGGGAGCAAGAGCTCAGTGTTCATCTGCAG GATGACCCCCATGAGCAGCTGAAGGTGCCATTGCGAACTCTACCCTCTTCGCAGCTGGTGAGACTCGTCTTCCCCACGTCCCAG GAGCCACTGATGAGGTTGGAACTCAAGAAAGAAGACGG GCCAAAGGAGCTGgctgtgcggctgggctgtgggCCCTGCTCCGAGGAACAGGCCTTCTTAAGCAAGAGGAAGCAGGTGGTGGCCGCCGCCCTGAAAAAGGCCTTACAGCTGGACCAAGACCTGCAGGAGGACGAG ATCCCAGTGATTGCTGTGATGGCCACTGGTGGTGGGATCCGGGCGATGACTTCGTTATACGGGCAGCTGGCTGGCCTGAAGGAGCTCGGCCTTCTGGACTGCATCTCCTATATCACTGGGGCTTCAGGGTCCACATG GGCATTGGCCAATCTCTATGAGGACCCAGAGTGGTCTCAGAAGGACCTAGCAGGGCCCACTGAGATGCTGAAGACCCAGGTAACAAAGAGCAAACTGGGCGCATTGGCCCCCAGCCAGCTTTGGCGGTACCGGCAAGAGCTGGCTGAGCGTGCTCGCCTGGGCTACCCGACCTGCTTCACCAACCTGTGGGCCCTTATTAATGAGGCCTTGCTGCACGACAAG CCCCATGAACACAAACTCTCAGATCAACGAGAGGCCCTGAGTCGAGGCCAGAACCCTCTGCCTATCTACTGTGCCCTTAACAGCAAGGAGAAGGGCCTGAGCACCTTTGAATTTGGCG AATGGTGCGAGTTCTCTCCCTACGAAGTCGGCTTCCCCAAGTACGGAGCCTTCATCCCCTCTGAGCTCTTTGGTTCTGAGTTTTTCATGGGGCGACTGGTGAAGCAGCTCCCTGAGTCTCGCATCTGCTTCCTGGAAG GTATCTGGAGCAATCTGTTTGCAGCCAGCCTCCAAGACAGCTTCTACTGGTCCTCTGAACCCAGCCAGTTCTGGGACCGCTGGGCCCAGGATCAGGCCAATCTGG ACAAAGAGCAGGTCTCCCATCTGAAGATAGCAGAACCTCCCACAGCGGCTGGCAAGATCGCAGAGCTCTTCACTGACCTCCTGACAAAGCGCCCCCTCGCCCAGGCCACCCACAACTTCATGCGCGGTCTCCATTTCCACAAGGACTATTTCCACCACCCTCACTTCTCCACCTGGAAAG CTTCCAAACTGGACAAGTTCCCCAACCAGCTGACACCCGCCgagccccacctctgcctcctggatgttgGCTATTTCATCAACACTAGTTGCCCACCCCTCCTGCAGCCAACACGGGATGTGGACCTCATCTTGTCACTGGACTACAACCTCTCCGGAGCCTTTCAG cagctgcagcttgTGAGCCGGTTCTGCCAGGAGCAGGGCATCCCTTTCCCATCCATCTcgcccagccctgaggagcagcagcagcctcaggagtgccatATGTTCTGTGACCCAGCCCAGCCCGAAGCCCCAGCTGTGTTGCACTTCCCCCTGGTCAATGACTCCTTCCGGGACCACTCAGCCCCTG GGGTGCCACGGACGTCAGAGGAGAAGACAGCTGGGGAGGTGAATCTGTCTTCCTCCAACTCCCCATACGACTACACAAAAGTGACCTACAGCCAGGAAGATGTGGACAAGCTGTTACGACTGACGCATTACAACATCTGCAACAACCAGGATCGGCTGCGGGAGGCCATGCACCAGGCCGTGCAGCGGCGGAGAAACCGCAGACAGTTTAGGCGGGAGTGA
- the LOC116901826 gene encoding cytosolic phospholipase A2 beta isoform X1, translating into MQAKMPETCMLTVRVLQASGLPSKDLVTSSDCYVTLNLPTASSGTLQTRTVKNSRNPVWNQNFRFRIHRQLKNVMELKVFDQDLMTKDDPVLSVLFDVGTLQVGTQRQSFSLSAQEDGRLEVEFRLQTLTDCEEQLISNGILVAQELSCLHVELKRTGDPKRSERKVQLVVAAACEGPQEAPVGTGSFRFHYPACWEQELSVHLQDDPHEQLKVPLRTLPSSQLVRLVFPTSQEPLMRLELKKEDGPKELAVRLGCGPCSEEQAFLSKRKQVVAAALKKALQLDQDLQEDEIPVIAVMATGGGIRAMTSLYGQLAGLKELGLLDCISYITGASGSTWALANLYEDPEWSQKDLAGPTEMLKTQVTKSKLGALAPSQLWRYRQELAERARLGYPTCFTNLWALINEALLHDKPHEHKLSDQREALSRGQNPLPIYCALNSKEKGLSTFEFGEWCEFSPYEVGFPKYGAFIPSELFGSEFFMGRLVKQLPESRICFLEGIWSNLFAASLQDSFYWSSEPSQFWDRWAQDQANLDKEQVSHLKIAEPPTAAGKIAELFTDLLTKRPLAQATHNFMRGLHFHKDYFHHPHFSTWKASKLDKFPNQLTPAEPHLCLLDVGYFINTSCPPLLQPTRDVDLILSLDYNLSGAFQQLQLVSRFCQEQGIPFPSISPSPEEQQQPQECHMFCDPAQPEAPAVLHFPLVNDSFRDHSAPGVPRTSEEKTAGEVNLSSSNSPYDYTKVTYSQEDVDKLLRLTHYNICNNQDRLREAMHQAVQRRRNRRQFRRE; encoded by the exons atgcaggcaaagatgCCAGAGACTTGCATGCTCACTGTCCGCGTCCTCCAGGCTAGTGGCCTGCCTTCCAAGGACCTAG TGACATCCTCTGACTGCTATGTGACTCTGAACCTGCCCACGGCCTCCAGCGGCACGCTCCAGACACGCACAGTCAAGAACAGCAGAAACCCAGTCTGGAATCAGAACTTCCGCTTCCGGATCCATAGGCAGCTCAAG AATGTTATGGAACTGAAAGTCTTTGACCAGGACCTGATGACCAAAGATGACCCAGTGTTGTCAGTGCTGTTTGACGTGGGGACTCTGCAAGTTGGGACTCAGCGCCAGAGCTTCTCATTGAGCGCTCAG GAGGATGGGCGCTTGGAAGTTGAGTTTCGGCTACAGACTCT GACAGACTGTGAGGAACAGCTTATCAGCAATGGTATCCTGGTG GCCCAGGAGCTCTCCTGCTTGCATGTTGAACTGAAGAGGACAGGAGACCCAAAGA GGTCAGAGCGCAAAGTTCAACTTGTGGTTGCTGCGGCCTGCGAGGGTCCACAGGAAGCCCCTGTGGGCACCGGGTCTTTCCGCTTCCATTATCCGGCCTGCTGGGAGCAAGAGCTCAGTGTTCATCTGCAG GATGACCCCCATGAGCAGCTGAAGGTGCCATTGCGAACTCTACCCTCTTCGCAGCTGGTGAGACTCGTCTTCCCCACGTCCCAG GAGCCACTGATGAGGTTGGAACTCAAGAAAGAAGACGG GCCAAAGGAGCTGgctgtgcggctgggctgtgggCCCTGCTCCGAGGAACAGGCCTTCTTAAGCAAGAGGAAGCAGGTGGTGGCCGCCGCCCTGAAAAAGGCCTTACAGCTGGACCAAGACCTGCAGGAGGACGAG ATCCCAGTGATTGCTGTGATGGCCACTGGTGGTGGGATCCGGGCGATGACTTCGTTATACGGGCAGCTGGCTGGCCTGAAGGAGCTCGGCCTTCTGGACTGCATCTCCTATATCACTGGGGCTTCAGGGTCCACATG GGCATTGGCCAATCTCTATGAGGACCCAGAGTGGTCTCAGAAGGACCTAGCAGGGCCCACTGAGATGCTGAAGACCCAGGTAACAAAGAGCAAACTGGGCGCATTGGCCCCCAGCCAGCTTTGGCGGTACCGGCAAGAGCTGGCTGAGCGTGCTCGCCTGGGCTACCCGACCTGCTTCACCAACCTGTGGGCCCTTATTAATGAGGCCTTGCTGCACGACAAG CCCCATGAACACAAACTCTCAGATCAACGAGAGGCCCTGAGTCGAGGCCAGAACCCTCTGCCTATCTACTGTGCCCTTAACAGCAAGGAGAAGGGCCTGAGCACCTTTGAATTTGGCG AATGGTGCGAGTTCTCTCCCTACGAAGTCGGCTTCCCCAAGTACGGAGCCTTCATCCCCTCTGAGCTCTTTGGTTCTGAGTTTTTCATGGGGCGACTGGTGAAGCAGCTCCCTGAGTCTCGCATCTGCTTCCTGGAAG GTATCTGGAGCAATCTGTTTGCAGCCAGCCTCCAAGACAGCTTCTACTGGTCCTCTGAACCCAGCCAGTTCTGGGACCGCTGGGCCCAGGATCAGGCCAATCTGG ACAAAGAGCAGGTCTCCCATCTGAAGATAGCAGAACCTCCCACAGCGGCTGGCAAGATCGCAGAGCTCTTCACTGACCTCCTGACAAAGCGCCCCCTCGCCCAGGCCACCCACAACTTCATGCGCGGTCTCCATTTCCACAAGGACTATTTCCACCACCCTCACTTCTCCACCTGGAAAG CTTCCAAACTGGACAAGTTCCCCAACCAGCTGACACCCGCCgagccccacctctgcctcctggatgttgGCTATTTCATCAACACTAGTTGCCCACCCCTCCTGCAGCCAACACGGGATGTGGACCTCATCTTGTCACTGGACTACAACCTCTCCGGAGCCTTTCAG cagctgcagcttgTGAGCCGGTTCTGCCAGGAGCAGGGCATCCCTTTCCCATCCATCTcgcccagccctgaggagcagcagcagcctcaggagtgccatATGTTCTGTGACCCAGCCCAGCCCGAAGCCCCAGCTGTGTTGCACTTCCCCCTGGTCAATGACTCCTTCCGGGACCACTCAGCCCCTG GGGTGCCACGGACGTCAGAGGAGAAGACAGCTGGGGAGGTGAATCTGTCTTCCTCCAACTCCCCATACGACTACACAAAAGTGACCTACAGCCAGGAAGATGTGGACAAGCTGTTACGACTGACGCATTACAACATCTGCAACAACCAGGATCGGCTGCGGGAGGCCATGCACCAGGCCGTGCAGCGGCGGAGAAACCGCAGACAGTTTAGGCGGGAGTGA